A stretch of Prunus dulcis chromosome 6, ALMONDv2, whole genome shotgun sequence DNA encodes these proteins:
- the LOC117631476 gene encoding endoribonuclease Dicer homolog 2 isoform X3, whose protein sequence is MDLADVQDFFHRQLHSDAAELPRIFGMTASPIKSKGGKSESFYWKIIDELEALMNSKVYTCVSESVLAEFIPHSIPKFKYYRHKEIPYALYAHITNQLKNLKEKHELSLKSLDLSQSTSESISRKMMKFFSALTFCLDELGVWLASKAAWSFSHKETDLFSWEKLDVLGDQIVRNFSFEAYQAFASFLPSDPKWTIADDVTYDLDKGFLTSKVVCLIQLLLEYRGLKDLRCIIFVERVITAVVIESLLSNFLPKHNDWKTKYIAGNNSGMQSQTRKKQNEIVEEFRNGMVNIIVATSILEEGLDVQSCNLVIRFDPSSTVCSFIQSRGRARMQNSDYVLMVKSGDRNTHSRLQNYLASGDIMRKESLLHSSLPCTSLEINLQDDDFYRVESTGASLTLGSSIQLMYFYCSRLPSDGYFKPAPRWDKETCTLHLPKSCPIPDVHVEGNVKILKQIACFEACKQLHQIGALTDNLVPDIVEEEGTQELGCEPYDDAQSSYVPVELVKPFCSNDASISYHCYLIELNQNFGYDIPVHDIVLGMRSELDCDIANMHFDLEVGRGTLTMNFKYVGEIHLSSEQVLLCRKFQITIFRILMDHNLNKLEEVLDGLCLGGNIGVDYLLLPGTKVPQRPLIIDWKCITSVLFPCEEYSKDHVDCSLPNWIYTKSGVVCTCMIQNSLVCTPHNGTLYCITGLLGELNGNSLLSLRDGRALTYKKYYEERHRINLCFDQQLLLKGRRVFQVQNYLQRCRQQTEKESNHTSVELPPELCSIIMSPISVSSLYSFSFIPSIMHHLEALLLAVNLKKFVLDNCMQNIIIPTTKVLEAITTKKCQEKFHLESLEALGDSFLKYAASHQLFKTYQTNHEGLLSVKKDKIVSNAALCKLGCECKLPGFIRNESFDPKKWIIPGDYSESHLLNEELLSNERKIYFRERRKVKSKSVADVVEALIGAFLSTGGEIAAMYFMNWVGIKVDSVHIPYDRHFQVQPEKLVNVRHVESLLNYSFRDPSLLVEALTHGSYMLPEIPGCYQRLEFLGDAVLDHLITIYLYNKYPGMSPGILTDMRSASVNNDCYARSAIKAGLHKHILHASHKLHKDIVYTIENFERLSSESTFGWESETSFPKVLGDVIESLAGAIFVDSGYDKKIVFQSISPLIQPLVTPETMRLHPVRELNEHCQKMHYNLKKPVKSFQNNVATITIEVEANGFTYKHSSTASNKKTALKLACKEVLRSLKESI, encoded by the exons GTGGAAAGTCAGAGTCATTCTATTGGAAAATAATTGATGAACTTGAGGCCCTGATGAATTCAAAG GTGTATACATGTGTTAGTGAATCTGTGCTTGCTGAGTTTATACCACATTCGATTCCAAAGTTTAAATATTACAGGCACAAGGAGATTCCATATGCCTTGTATGCACATATAACAAACCAGTTGaagaatttgaaagaaaag CATGAACTGTCGCTAAAAAGTTTGGATCTCAGTCAATCTACATCGGAATCCATAAGCAGAAAGATGATGAAGTTTTTTTCAGCTTTAACTTTTTGTTTGGATGAACTTGGTGTTTGGCTGGCTTCAAAG GCTGCTTGGTCCTTTTCACACAAAGAAACTGACTTGTTTTCATGGGAGAAACTGGATGTGTTGGGTGATCAAATTGTTAGAAATTTTAGCTTTGAAGCCTACCAAGCATTTGCATCTTTTCTACCATCTG ATCCAAAGTGGACTATTGCTGATGATGTTACATACGATTTGGATAAGGGCTTTCTAACTTCCAAAGTTGTCTGTCTCATCCAATTGCTTCTCGAATACAG GGGATTGAAGGATTTGAGATGTATAATATTTGTGGAGAGGGTTATAACAGCTGTCGTCATTGAATCTCTATTGAGTAACTTTCTTCCTAAACACAATGACTGGAAGACAAAATATATTGCGGGAAATAACAGTGGGATGCAATCCCAAACCAGAAAAAAGCAGAACGAGATTGTTGAAGAATTTCGTAATGGCATG GTAAACATCATTGTTGCAACATCAATTCTTGAAGAAGGTTTAGATGTTCAAAGCTGCAATTTGGTGATTAGATTTGATCCTTCTTCCACTGTTTGTAGTTTCATACAGTCTAGAGGTCGTGCAAGGATGCAAAACTCTGATTATGTATTAATGGTGAAAAG tGGCGATCGGAATACACATTCTCGACTACAAAATTATCTTGCAAGCGGAGATATAATGAGAAAAGAGTCCTTACTCCATTCTTCTCTTCCCTGCACATCTCTGGAAATCAATTTGCAGGATGATGACTTTTATCGTGTTGAAAGTACTGGAGCAAGCTTGACCCTTGGTTCCTCTATTCAGTTGATGTACTTCTATTGCTCACGGCTCCCTTCTGATGG atattttaaaCCTGCTCCAAGGTGGGATAAGGAGACCTGCACTCTGCATCTTCCCAAGAGTTGTCCAATACCTGATGTTCATGTAGAAGGGAATGTTAAAATTCTGAAGCAGATTGCATGCTTTGAAGCTTGTAAGCAACTTCACCAAATTGGCGCTTTAACAGATAATCTTGTTCCCGATATTGTTGAGGAAGAAGGCACACAGGAGCTTG GGTGTGAGCCTTATGATGATGCACAATCCAGTTACGTCCCAGTCGAACTGGTCAAGCCTTTTTGCTCAAATGATGCTAGTATATCGTATCATTGTTACTTAATTGAGTTGAATCagaattttggatatgatATTCCAGTTCATGATATTGTACTTGGTATGAGGAGTGAGCTTGATTGCGATATTGCAAATATGCATTTTGACTTAGAAGTTGGCAGAGGTACTTTAACTATGAACTTTAAATATGTTGGAGAGATTCATCTTAGTTCAGAGCAg GTACTTCTTTGCAGAAAGTTCCAAATCACAATTTTCCGAATTCTAATGGATCACAATTTgaataagttggaagaagttTTAGATGGACTTTGTTTGGGAGGAAATATTGGGGTTGATTATCTTTTGCTCCCAGGGACCAAAGTACCTCAGAGACCTCTGATAATTGATTGGAAATGCATTACATCTGTATTGTTTCCATGTGAAGAATATTCTAAGGATCATGTAGATTGTTCTCTACCGAATTGGATATATACCAAAAGCGGCGTCGTTTGTACTTGCATGATCCAGAATTCCTTGGTCTGTACTCCTCATAATGGTACCTTATATTGCATCACTGGTTTGTTGGGCGAGTTGAATGGAAACTCACTTCTTAGTCTTAGGGATGGCAGAGCCCTTACCTACAAGAAGTACTATGAAGAACg GCATAGGATTAACTTGTGTTTTGATCAACAGTTGTTGCTGAAAGGGAGACGTGTTTTCCAGGTACAAAATTATCTTCAGAGGTGCAGACAACAGACAGAAAAAG AATCGAATCATACATCTGTTGAGTTGCCGCCGGAACTTTGCTCTATAATTATGTCACCCATATCAGTCAGCAGTTTATATTCATTCTCATTTATTCCGTCAATTATGCATCACCTGGAGGCTTTACTTCTTGCTGTCAACttgaaaaaatttgttttggatAATTGCATgcaaaatattattattccaACGACTAAG GTCTTGGAAGCTATTACAACAAAAAAGTGCCAAGAGAAGTTCCATTTGGAATCCCTAGAGGCTCTTGGAGATTCATTTCTAAAATATGCTGCTAGTCATCAGCTCTTTAAAACCTATCAAACTAATCATGAAGGCCTTCTCAGTGTAAAGAAGGACAAGATAGTTTCTAATGCTGCCCTTTGCAAGCTTGGATGTGAATGCAAACTTCCG GGCTTTATACGTAACGAGTCTTTTGATCCAAAAAAGTGGATTATACCAGGAGATTATTCTGAAAGTCATTTACTAAATGAGGAGTTGCTTtctaatgaaagaaaaatttactTCAGGGAAAGAAGGAAGGTAAAAAGCAAGAGTGTTGCTGATGTTGTTGAGGCACTAATTGGTGCATTTCTTAGCACTGGTGGTGAAATAGCTGCCATGTATTTCATGAATTGGGTTGGTATAAAGGTTGATTCTGTCCATATACCATATGATAGGCACTTCCAAGTGCAACCAGAGAAGCTTGTTAATGTCAGACATGTAGAGTCCTTATTAAATTACTCATTCCGTGATCCTTCTCTTCTAGTGGAAGCACTAACCCATGGTTCATACATGCTTCCTGAAATTCCAGGATGTTATCAG CGGTTGGAATTTCTTGGGGATGCAGTGTTGGATCAtctaattactatttatttgtaCAATAAATATCCTGGGATGTCACCTGGAATTTTAACTGATATGAGGTCTGCTTCTGTGAACAATGATTGTTATGCTCGTTCTGCTATAAAGGCTGGATTGCACAAGCACATCCTGCATGCTTCACACAAACTCCACAAGGATATAGTTTATACAATTGAAAACTTTGAGCGGTTATCAAGCGAATCCACTTTTGGATGGGAATCTGAGACATCCTTCCCCAAG GTACTTGGAGATGTTATCGAGTCTCTAGCAGGGGCAATTTTTGTTGATTCCGGATATGATAAGAAGATTGTCTTTCAAAGTATAAGTCCTCTCATACAGCCTTTGGTTACTCCTGAAACGATGAGGCTCCATCCTGTAAGAGAGTTGAATGAACATTGCCAAAAAATGCATTATAATTTGAAGAAACCCGTCAAGTCTTTCCAAAATAATGTGGCTACCATTACAATAGAGGTCGAAGCTAATGGGTTCACATACAAGCATTCATCAACGGCTTCTAACAAGAAGACAGCACTCAAATTAGCTTGCAAGGAAGTTTTGAGGTCCTTGAAAGAAAGTATTTAG